CTTCGAAAGGTGTGCTTAGGGGCACGCCTGTCGAATCCGTCTGCACTGCGGAAATGGTCAATTGATAAGTCTCGCCCACGTGCGGCAGGTGACGCTGCCTCGTAGCGTTGTAGTTGCCAATGATCTGGTCAAAACTGATTCTCTTGGCAAACAGCTTTGCATCCACTTCATCCAGCACTTCGTGCGCCAGAATCGATGCCTGCACGAAGGAATTGGCATCATAGAGATTTTGTTTTTGTCTGAATGAGCTGTTGTTGTAAATTAGCGCCACGGAGGTGAAAAAAATCACTGCCAAAAGCACGCAGATCATCTCCATCAGATTCATCTATTCCTCCGCGGTGGCATAAAGCACCTCGCATATTGACGTTTGTCCATCGCGAACTCTCTGGATCCCCGAATCCCGCATGGAGAGCATGCCGTGCTTTTCGGCGATGCTCCGAATACACTCTTCGTCGATTTCATGCGAGGAGCGGATAATTTCGGCACGGATTTCCGAGTAGAAGTACAAGGCTTCGGCGATGTTTACTCTGCCGCGAAATCCGTCGTTGCAATATTGACAGCCCACCGGCATCAAGATTTTACCGGTTTCGAGCTCCTCGATACCAAAGCCCAGCTCCAACGCAGCAGGATACATTTCCCGGTTCACGGGTTTCTTGCAGCGGTCGCAAAGCTTGCGCACCAAGCGCTGGGCGATGATGATGTTGATGGAATATGCCAGCAAAAATGGTTCGATGCCCATCTTAAAAAGCCTGGTTATGGCAGAAGGGGCATCGTTGGTATGCAGGGTCGTGAGTGTCAAGTGTCCCGTGTTTGCCAGCTTGACAGCTATATCGGCGGTTATCCGGTCTCGAATCTCGCCCACCATCACTACATCTGGATCGTGGCGCAGGATCAGACGCATGGCTTCGTCAAAGCTCATACTGTATCCGATCTTTAGCTGCCTTGCGCCTTTGATGACATATTCCACCGGGTCTTCGCAAGTGAGGACGTTTATCGAGGGTTTGATGATGTTGTTCAGCGCCGCCATCAGAGTAGTGCTTTTACCGCAGCCGGTGGGCCCCGTCACGATCACAATTCCCTTGGAAGTATGGATGGATTTGATAAATTCCTGTTCGGCTTTGGGTTGAAAGCCCAGCAAACAAAAATCCGAGATCACTTTACGGTCGTCGATCACGCGGATGACGATGCTCTCAAATCTTCTTTCAAATTCCGGAGAAACAATGGGGAGGATCGAAATCCTAAACCGGATCAGATGCCCGTCTATCATACGTTGGGCATAGCCATCCTGTCCTTTGTCCCGTGCAAAGCGATCCACGCCCACGCTGCGGTCTTTGATCACTGCGGACAAAGCTTCGGGAGGGGTATTTTCCTGCCGGTGCCAAAGCTGCAGTTGTCCGTCTATCCTGAGGTACAATTCCACGGAAAACTTGCCGCTGGGTATCACATGGATGTCCGATGCGTCGCTACGGACCGCCGCTGCCAGCGCATTTTCAAACAGTTCCACCAGAAAGCTCTTGTTGATCGCTTCATCCACCGCCTGATCATCCACTTCCTCCAACATGTGGTTGCTCTCGATGATGGTCTGGGTGTCCCCGGATAGCATCTTCCTCAGTTCCGCCGTGGGATTCAGGCTTTTGAAGATCAGGCTCGTGATCGTAGAAAGGGGACACCAGCAAATATCGGTGGATTTAAAATCCGTTTGCAGCTCGATCTCGTGGAGCAGCGGATCGGATGTATTTGCCGTCAACACCTGCAAGAGTTCCTTGCGTTTTCCCACCAGCCGGTAGGGAACGATGTTGGATTGAAACAGCTTGTCCAAAAAGGCATGGTCGATCCGGTTGTGGATACAGATCATTTGGCAGAGCTGGGTGCAATCCATACTATCCACATCGACTTGCATTTCATCGAAAGCATAGTATTTTGCGAGTGCCTGATACACACGATCGTGTTCCATCCTGAATTCGTTGACCAAGATACTGGCAAGAGCATAGGGCGAATTGCCGCTGTGCCCTCCGACGCGAACCATCGCGTCCGCAATGATTCCCGGCTCAAACCTGAAAGTATCCTCAAGGTATTTGCCAAATCTGCCGATAGCGCTCATCACATACCTCAGAATCCGGGGGGGGGAGTGATAGTTGCGATCTCTGCTGAGATCAAGGTTAATAGCGAAATCACGACGGCGATAAACAGAGCCACCAGAGTCTGAATATACTCGATCAGATTGCCCAATTTGTAGGTGGTTTCGGCTTCATAGAATTTCGCTATCTGTTGTGCTGCCTGCAGCACATTGCCGGATTCCTGCCCGGTTCTGAGACGGGTGATCACAGTTCTGGTAAATACTCCCGATGCCTCCATCGCTTCCACGAAAGCTTCACCTTTTTCCAGCATCATGGGTATCGAGACCGTCTTGATCTGCCGTTCCATCCATGTATTTCTACAGGCTTCGGCAGAAATGCGAATGATGTCGATATTGTCCCCCGAGCCGGTATAGATTGTGGAAAAGACCCAAAAATAGATCTCGATTGACGATTTGTGGATCAAATGCCCGATCAACGGCAGACGAATGATGTGTTCGTCATACCATAACCTCCCCCGATCCGTTCGTTTCATAGCGATGAAACCACCGACGCAGCCACTGACCGCGATCAGAATGAACAAGCCATACATTTTTAGCCAGGTGCTGAGTTCCAGAGTCGCCTGAGTCATCGAAGGCAGGGGCATGTTGTAATTTAGAAAAAGCTCCGCGGTGGAGGGAAAGATCTCCTGAACATAATAACCCACCGCGCCTAAGGTCGCTAAAACGGCAAAGAAAGGAGAGATCATAGCTTTCCTGATGCTCTTGCGAATCTCCATATCCCGCTGCAGGAATTTGCCCGTGGCTTCGAAAACTTCGGCGATGTTTCCGCTGCGGGTAGCAATTCCCAGCATGTATGCAGGAAACTTGCCAAAGACGCCGGTGTGCATGTTGAAGACCTCTCTGCCCTCGCCTCCCGCTTTGAGCTGACTCTCGATCTGCAAAAGCGTTTCACGCATGGTGCGGTTGGTTTGTTCGTCCGCCAACATATCCAAAACGGCGCCAAAGCTCATTTTATCCTTGAGCATACTTGTGGAAAGCTGGATGAACATCATGACGTCCTGTATGCCCGGTTTGAAGTGCAAGTCGATGAGCACCGGTTTGATCTTAAAATTTGTATAGCCCAGCTTTCAGATTCCTGCTTTTCCAGCTTGGAATGCCATAGATAGCGTTCGATTTTTTACCGTAAAGAATCTTATCCTCTTTAAGTTTACCAACGATGCACTGCGGCATCAGTAGTCTTCTATGGGAAAGAGTGGGCAAACTTGAGCTAAAAAAATACCGGGATCCGGTAAAAAACCGAATCCCGGACAGCAAGTACCCTACAACGCTCTCAAGATCAACCGCCGGCAAGCCACCGGTATTTCCTGTCAACACGTTTCAAGATACGGACACCTACAAACCTCGCCTGCAGACCACACAGTTGATAGCCCTTTCCTTACGAAGTGTCGTTGCCTAATTACCTATTATAAAGCATGATTGAAGCCAAATGAGAGTATTGTGATAACATGCTGTC
This genomic interval from Candidatus Cloacimonadaceae bacterium contains the following:
- a CDS encoding GspE/PulE family protein yields the protein MSAIGRFGKYLEDTFRFEPGIIADAMVRVGGHSGNSPYALASILVNEFRMEHDRVYQALAKYYAFDEMQVDVDSMDCTQLCQMICIHNRIDHAFLDKLFQSNIVPYRLVGKRKELLQVLTANTSDPLLHEIELQTDFKSTDICWCPLSTITSLIFKSLNPTAELRKMLSGDTQTIIESNHMLEEVDDQAVDEAINKSFLVELFENALAAAVRSDASDIHVIPSGKFSVELYLRIDGQLQLWHRQENTPPEALSAVIKDRSVGVDRFARDKGQDGYAQRMIDGHLIRFRISILPIVSPEFERRFESIVIRVIDDRKVISDFCLLGFQPKAEQEFIKSIHTSKGIVIVTGPTGCGKSTTLMAALNNIIKPSINVLTCEDPVEYVIKGARQLKIGYSMSFDEAMRLILRHDPDVVMVGEIRDRITADIAVKLANTGHLTLTTLHTNDAPSAITRLFKMGIEPFLLAYSINIIIAQRLVRKLCDRCKKPVNREMYPAALELGFGIEELETGKILMPVGCQYCNDGFRGRVNIAEALYFYSEIRAEIIRSSHEIDEECIRSIAEKHGMLSMRDSGIQRVRDGQTSICEVLYATAEE
- a CDS encoding type II secretion system F family protein, with amino-acid sequence MLIDLHFKPGIQDVMMFIQLSTSMLKDKMSFGAVLDMLADEQTNRTMRETLLQIESQLKAGGEGREVFNMHTGVFGKFPAYMLGIATRSGNIAEVFEATGKFLQRDMEIRKSIRKAMISPFFAVLATLGAVGYYVQEIFPSTAELFLNYNMPLPSMTQATLELSTWLKMYGLFILIAVSGCVGGFIAMKRTDRGRLWYDEHIIRLPLIGHLIHKSSIEIYFWVFSTIYTGSGDNIDIIRISAEACRNTWMERQIKTVSIPMMLEKGEAFVEAMEASGVFTRTVITRLRTGQESGNVLQAAQQIAKFYEAETTYKLGNLIEYIQTLVALFIAVVISLLTLISAEIATITPPPGF